From a single Lolium rigidum isolate FL_2022 chromosome 7, APGP_CSIRO_Lrig_0.1, whole genome shotgun sequence genomic region:
- the LOC124676903 gene encoding ammonium transporter 1 member 1-like, whose protein sequence is MSLTCAADLAPLLGPAAMNATEYLCNRFADTTSAVDTTYLLFSAYLVFAMQLGFAMLCAGSVRAKNTMNIMLTNVLDAAAGALFYYLFGFAFAFGTPSNGFIGKHFFGLKDIPETGFDYSFFLYQWAFAIAAAGITSGSIAERTQFVAYLIYSAFLTGFVYPVVSHWIWSADGWASASRTSGPLLFKSGVIDFAGSGVVHMVGGIAGFWGAFVEGPRIGRFDHAGRSVALKGHSASLVVLGTFLLWFGWYGFNPGSFFTILKSYGPAGSMNGQWSAVGRTAVTTTLAGSVAALTTLFGKRVQTGHWNVVDVCNGLLGGFAAITSGCSVVDPWAAVICGFVSAWVLMGLNALAGRLKYDDPLEAAQLHGGCGAWGIIFTALFAKKQYVEQIYAPGRPYGLFMGGGGRLLGAHIVQILVIAGFVSCTMGPLFYGLMKLGLLRISAEDETAGMDMTRHGGFAYVYHDDDDHDKSVGGFMLRSAQTRVEPAAAANSQV, encoded by the coding sequence ATGTCGTTGACGTGCGCGGCGGACCTCGCGCCGCTGCTGGGGCCGGCGGCGATGAACGCCACCGAGTACCTCTGCAACCGGTTCGCGGACACCACGTCGGCGGTGGACACCACCTACCTGCTCTTCTCCGCCTACCTGGTCTTCGCCATGCAGCTCGGCTTCGCCATGCTCTGCGCGGGCTCCGTCCGGGCCAAGAACACCATGAACATCATGCTCACCAACgtcctcgacgccgccgccggcgcgctcTTCTACTACCTCTTCGGCTTCGCCTTCGCCTTCGGGACGCCCTCCAACGGCTTCATCGGCAAGCACTTCTTCGGCCTCAAGGACATACCCGAGACCGGCTTCGACTACAGCTTCTTCCTCTACCAGTGGGccttcgccatcgccgccgccggcatcacGTCCGGCTCCATCGCCGAGAGGACGCAGTTCGTCGCCTACCTCATCTACTCGGCCTTCCTCACCGGCTTCGTGTACCCCGTGGTGTCCCACTGGATCTGGTCCGCTGACGGGTGGGCCTCCGCCAGCCGCACCTCCGGCCCCCTGCTCTTCAAGTCCGGCGTCATCGACTTCGCCGGCTCCGGCGTCGTGCACATGGTCGGCGGCATCGCCGGCTTCTGGGGCGCGTTCGTCGAGGGACCGCGCATCGGCCGCTTCGACCACGCCGGCCGCTCTGTCGCCCTCAAGGGACACAGCGCGTCGCTCGTCGTTCTCGGCACCTTCCTGCTCTGGTTCGGATGGTACGGCTTCAACCCGGGCTCCTTCTTCACCATCCTCAAGTCGTACGGGCCGGCCGGGAGCATGAACGGGCAGTGGTCGGCCGTGGGCCGCACCGCCGTGACCACGACGCTCGCAGGCAGCGTGGCGGCGCTCACCACTCTGTTCGGGAAACGCGTACAAACAGGGCACTGGAACGTGGTGGACGTCTGCAACGGCCTGCTCGGCGGGTTCGCCGCCATCACCTCCGGCTGCAGCGTGGTGGACCCGTGGGCGGCGGTCATCTGCGGCTTCGTGTCGGCGTGGGTGCTCATGGGCCTCAACGCGCTCGCCGGCCGCCTCAAGTACGACGACCCGCTCGAGGCGGCGCAGCTCCACGGCGGCTGCGGCGCGTGGGGGATCATCTTCACGGCGCTCTTCGCCAAGAAGCAGTACGTGGAGCAGATCTACGCCCCCGGCAGGCCGTACGGGCTcttcatgggcggcggcggccggctccTCGGCGCGCACATCGTGCAGATCCTGGTGATCGCCGGGTTCGTGTCGTGCACCATGGGCCCACTCTTCTACGGCCTCATGAAGCTCGGCCTGCTCCGCATCTCGGCCGAGGACGAGACGGCCGGCATGGACATGACCAGGCACGGCGGCTTCGCCTACGTctaccacgacgacgacgaccacgaCAAGTCGGTTGGTGGCTTCATGCTCAGGTCGGCGCAGACCCGCgtcgagccggcggcggcggccaacagCCAGGTGTAA
- the LOC124676902 gene encoding ammonium transporter 1 member 1-like: MSTCAADLAPLLGTAATNATEYLCNRFADTTLAVDTTYLLFSAYLVFAMQLGFAMLCAGSVRAKNTMNIMLTNVLDAAAGALFYYLFGFAFAFGTPSNGFIGKQFFGLQNVPEVGFDYSFFLFQWAFAIAAAGITSGSIAERTQFVSYLIYSAFLTGFVYPVVSHWIWSADGWASATRTSGPLLFKSGVIDFAGSGVVHMVGGIAGFWGALIEGPRIGRFDHTGRSVALRGHSATLVVLGTFLLWFGWFGFNPGSFVTILKSYGPPGSMNGQWSAVGRTGVTTTLAGSVAALTTLFAKRLQTGHWNVTDVCNGMLGGFAAITAGCSVVDPWAAVICGFVSAWVLMGFNALAARFKYDDPLEAAQLHGGCGAWGIIFTALFAKQKYVEQIYGEGRPYGLFMGGGGRLLAAHVVQILVIAGFVSFTMGPLFLALDKLGLLRITAEQELAGMDMTRHGGSAYVYHDDDETDRTTPPGFMLRSALSRSPGEPPKSEAAPANNQV; this comes from the coding sequence ATGTCGACGTGCGCGGCGGACCTGGCGCCGCTGCTGGGGACGGCAGCGACCAATGCGACGGAGTACCTGTGCAACAGGTTCGCCGACACCACCTTGGCGGTGGACACCACGTACCTGCTCTTCTCGGCCTACCTCGTCTTCGCCATGCAGCTCGGCTTCGCCATGCTCTGCGCGGGCTCCGTGAGGGCGAAGAACACCATGAACATCATGCTCACCAACGTCCTCGACGCCGCTGCCGGGGCCCTCTTCTACTACCTCTTCGGCTTCGCCTTCGCCTTCGGGACTCCCTCCAACGGCTTCATCGGGAAGCAGTTCTTCGGACTCCAGAACGTACCGGAGGTCGGCTTTGACTACAGCTTCTTCCTCTTCCAGTGGGCCTTCGCAATTGCCGCCGCCGGCATTACGTCGGGCTCCATCGCCGAGAGGACGCAGTTCGTGTCCTATCTCATCTACTCGGCGTTCCTCACTGGATTCGTCTACCCGGTGGTGTCCCACTGGATCTGGTCCGCCGACGGGTGGGCATCCGCGACCCGCACCTCCGGCCCGCTGCTCTTCAAGTCCGGCGTCATCGACTTCGCCGGCTCCGGCGTCGTGCACATGGTCGGTGGCATCGCCGGGTTCTGGGGAGCGCTCATCGAGGGGCCTCGCATCGGCCGGTTCGACCACACGGGCCGCTCGGTGGCGCTCAGGGGTCACAGCGCGACACTCGTGGTGCTCGGGACCTTCTTGTTGTGGTTCGGCTGGTTCGGGTTCAACCCAGGGTCCTTTGTCACCATCCTCAAATCGTACGGCCCCCCCGGCAGCATGAACGGGCAGTGGTCGGCCGTGGGCCGCACCGGCGTGACGACGACTCTCGCCGGCAGCGTTGCCGCGCTCACCACGCTGTTCGCGAAGCGTCTCCAGACGGGGCACTGGAACGTGACGGACGTCTGCAACGGCATGCTCGGCGggttcgccgccatcaccgccggcTGCAGCGTGGTTgacccgtgggccgcagtcatctGCGGGTTCGTGTCGGCGTGGGTGCTCATGGGCTTCAACGCTCTCGCCGCTCGATTCAAGTACGACGACCCTCTCGAGGCGGCGCAGCTCCACGGCGGCTGCGGCGCGTGGGGGATCATCTTCACGGCGCTCTTCGCCAAGCAGAAGTACGTGGAGCAGATCTACGGCGAGGGCAGGCCGTACGGGCTCTTCATGGGCGGCGGCGGAAGGCTGCTCGCCGCGCACGTCGTGCAGATCCTTGTCATCGCCGGGTTCGTCTCCTTCACCATGGGCCCGCTCTTCTTGGCGCTCGACAAGCTCGGCTTGCTCCGTATCACGGCCGAACAAGAGTTGGCCGGCATGGACATGACCCGGCACGGCGGCTCCGCGTACGTCTACCATGACGACGACGAAACCGACAGGACCACTCCTCCTGGGTTTATGCTCAGGTCGGCGCTGTCGCGCTCTCCCGGCGAGCCGCCAAAATCGGAGGCGGCGCCGGCAAACAACCAGGTGTGA